From a single Drosophila sulfurigaster albostrigata strain 15112-1811.04 chromosome 3, ASM2355843v2, whole genome shotgun sequence genomic region:
- the LOC133844071 gene encoding LOW QUALITY PROTEIN: insulinoma-associated protein 1a (The sequence of the model RefSeq protein was modified relative to this genomic sequence to represent the inferred CDS: deleted 2 bases in 1 codon), which produces MASVANPPQQPSSSTSTASGGSHSHAQSHPHMHSIQLLHNATAGGMPHGLGLLTTVASLPPKYRSRYLNIKTKCEIPLDLSVKPPSPEPVALPLPVAEASSDVPMATTFAEVQSEPATAVAATSEEVVLPQEVAQEVVVITEKPITPPQSPDPVAVAVAVAVPVAVKRKLSEQSETQPPAKLAKSQETLPDAATPAKPIRVADIAPRTAKATTTTTSTSTSTSTSTSSAKSTRNKATRKLKFDEETSSPVSGTIIRPLEDITDGTMQYSNGDIDPKYNIVEITDETKAELAAIKNVIGDYVCRLCRIKFDDAFGLARHRCACIVLLEYRCPECGKQFNCPANLASHRRWHKPKKRRRHRQPPKKENRNTSNQQEQPQQSNSKKSTNEELAFGCAECGKKFKRAAYLRKHQQTHAKKTQTVAENEVEESEQEIEPQPAATTATTTITGSFQTSVYKSHSSSSASSSHSYAGTHEDEGVYVAGVASSSHYDYEADYLSDCSSSTSSAGYGRLQIVEHGLTEEESIAAAALTNLRNCASVIQHTTMAH; this is translated from the exons ATGGCCAGTGTTGCCAACCCACCTCAGCAACCATcgtcatcgacatcgacagccAGCGGTGGCAGCCACAGTCACGCTCAGTCTCACCCACACATGCACAGCATACAGCTGCTGCACAATGCCACGGCTGGGGGCATGCCACATGGCTTGGGTCTGCTGACCACGGTGGCATCGCTGCCGCCCAAGTATCGCAGTCGCTATCTGAACATCAAAACCAAGTGTGAAATACCATTGGATCTGTCAGTGAAACCGCCATCGCCAGAGCCAGttgcattgccattgccagtgGCAGAGGCAAGCAGCGATGTGCCAATGGCGACCACATTTGCCGAGGTTCAGAGCGAACcagcaactgctgttgcagccACAAGTGAGGAGGTTGTGCTGCCCCAGGAGGTGGCCCAGGAGGTGGTCGTTATTACAGAGAAACCCATAACACCGCCACAAAGCCCAGatccagttgcagttgcagttgcagtcgcagttcCAGTTGCAGTCAAGCGCAAGCTGAGCGAGCAAAGCGAAACACAGCCGCCAGCCAAATTGGCCAAATCACAAGAGACTTTACCTGATGCTGCCACGCCAGCGAAACCCATTAGGGTCGCAGACATAGCTCCGCGCACCGCcaaagcaaccacaacaacaacatcgacatcaacatccacatcgacatcaacatcgaGTGCCAAATCGACGCGTAACAAAGCGACTCGCAAATTAAAGTTCGATGAGGAGACAAGTTCGCCGGTTTCGGGCACAATTATACGACCACTGGAGGACATCACCGATGGCACAATGCAGTACAGCAATGGCGACATCGATCCCAAGTACAACATTGTCGAGATTACCGACGAGACAAAGGCCGAACTGGCCGCCATCAAGAACGTAATTGGCGACTACGTCTGTCGCCTGTGTCGCATCAAGTTCGACGATGCTTTTGGTTTGGCGCGTCATCGTTGCGCCTGCATTGTGCTGCTCGAGTATCGTTGCCCCGAGTGTGGCAAGCAATTCAATTGCCCCGCTAATTTGGCCTCCCATCGACGCTGGCACAAGCCCAAAAAA AGACGTCGACATCGACAGCCGCCAAAAAAGGAGAACCGCAATACCAGCAATCAACAggagcagccacaacaatCGAACTCGAAGAAATCCACGAACGAGGAGCTTGCCTTTGGCTGTGCCGAGTGTGGCAAGAAGTTCAAACGTGCCGCATATCTGCGCAAGCATCAGCAGACGCACGCAAAGAAGACACAAACAGTGGCAGAGAACGAGGTGGAGGAATCGGAGCAGGAGATCGAGCCACAGCCAGCGGCAACCACCGCAACCACAACAATTACGGGCAGCTTCCAGACGTCTGTCTACAAATCTCACAGCTCCAGCTCCGCCAGCAGTTCGCACTCCTACGCCGGCACCCACGAGGACGAAGGCGTCTATGTGGCGGGCGTGGCCAGCAGCAGTCACTACGACTACGAGGCTGACTATTTGTCCGACTGCAGTTCGTCCACCTCCTCCGCTGGCTACGGGCGTCTTCAGATTGTCGAACACGGTCTCACCGAGGAGGAGAGCatcgcagcagctgctctcACGAATCTTCGCAATTGCGCCTCTGTCATTCAACACACGACAATGGCGCATTAA